Proteins found in one Hyla sarda isolate aHylSar1 chromosome 7, aHylSar1.hap1, whole genome shotgun sequence genomic segment:
- the LOC130282724 gene encoding dual specificity phosphatase 29-like isoform X2 — protein MEPTALPMLSCCVLLEVAQRNRLQNHLPMPIAQARMPADTINQKMTNAYAAVAVDPDTGYCTPGAFELERIFWHGPAKHSHVDEVFPNLYIGDEKTALDRYGLEKSGFTHIVNAAHGRWNVDTGAEYYSDMDIEYYGVEAADLPSFNLSQFFYPAAEFIHKALNKSNSKVLVHCAMGRSRSASLALAYLMIYEKMTVVDAVTQVLKHRCILPNRGFLKQLRQLDIELALERRAARDAENGFDKNE, from the exons AGACTACAAAACCATTTGCCTATGCCGATTGCCCAAGCAAGAATGCCTGCTGACACCATTAACCAGAAGATGACCAATGCATATGCAGCAGTGGCTGTGGATCCAGATACAGGATATTGCACTCCTGGAGCATTTGAGCTAGAAAGAATATTTTGGCATGGTCCAGCCAAACATAGCCATGTTGATGAAGTTTTCCCCAACCTGTATATTGGTGATGA AAAAACTGCTCTGGACCGCTATGGGTTGGAGAAAAGTGGTTTCACGCATATTGTCAATGCCGCACATGGGCGCTGGAATGTGGATACAGGGGCAGAGTATTACAGTGATATGGACATAGAGTATTATGGGGTGGAAGCAGCAGATCTACCCAGCTTTAACCTTAGTCAGTTTTTTTACCCTGCAGCTGAATTCATCCACAAGGCTCTTAACAAGTCAAACA GTAAAGTGTTAGTTCATTGTGCTATGGGCCGAAGCCGCTCAGCCTCCCTTGCCCTGGCTTACCTGATGATCTATGAAAAAATGACAGTTGTTGATGCAGTTACACAAGTTCTGAAACATCGCTGTATCCTTCCCAATCGGGGTTTCCTGAAGCAACTACGGCAGCTGGACATTGAGCTCGCTTTAGAGAGGCGAGCTGCACGGGATGCTGAAAATGGTTTTGACAAGAATGAATGA
- the LOC130282724 gene encoding dual specificity phosphatase 29-like isoform X6 has product MPIAQARMPADTINQKMTNAYAAVAVDPDTGYCTPGAFELERIFWHGPAKHSHVDEVFPNLYIGDEKTALDRYGLEKSGFTHIVNAAHGRWNVDTGAEYYSDMDIEYYGVEAADLPSFNLSQFFYPAAEFIHKALNKSNSKVLVHCAMGRSRSASLALAYLMIYEKMTVVDAVTQVLKHRCILPNRGFLKQLRQLDIELALERRAARDAENGFDKNE; this is encoded by the exons ATGCCGATTGCCCAAGCAAGAATGCCTGCTGACACCATTAACCAGAAGATGACCAATGCATATGCAGCAGTGGCTGTGGATCCAGATACAGGATATTGCACTCCTGGAGCATTTGAGCTAGAAAGAATATTTTGGCATGGTCCAGCCAAACATAGCCATGTTGATGAAGTTTTCCCCAACCTGTATATTGGTGATGA AAAAACTGCTCTGGACCGCTATGGGTTGGAGAAAAGTGGTTTCACGCATATTGTCAATGCCGCACATGGGCGCTGGAATGTGGATACAGGGGCAGAGTATTACAGTGATATGGACATAGAGTATTATGGGGTGGAAGCAGCAGATCTACCCAGCTTTAACCTTAGTCAGTTTTTTTACCCTGCAGCTGAATTCATCCACAAGGCTCTTAACAAGTCAAACA GTAAAGTGTTAGTTCATTGTGCTATGGGCCGAAGCCGCTCAGCCTCCCTTGCCCTGGCTTACCTGATGATCTATGAAAAAATGACAGTTGTTGATGCAGTTACACAAGTTCTGAAACATCGCTGTATCCTTCCCAATCGGGGTTTCCTGAAGCAACTACGGCAGCTGGACATTGAGCTCGCTTTAGAGAGGCGAGCTGCACGGGATGCTGAAAATGGTTTTGACAAGAATGAATGA
- the LOC130282724 gene encoding dual specificity phosphatase 29-like isoform X4, whose translation MSSAGPALQLKSWRLQNHLPMPIAQARMPADTINQKMTNAYAAVAVDPDTGYCTPGAFELERIFWHGPAKHSHVDEVFPNLYIGDEKTALDRYGLEKSGFTHIVNAAHGRWNVDTGAEYYSDMDIEYYGVEAADLPSFNLSQFFYPAAEFIHKALNKSNSKVLVHCAMGRSRSASLALAYLMIYEKMTVVDAVTQVLKHRCILPNRGFLKQLRQLDIELALERRAARDAENGFDKNE comes from the exons AGACTACAAAACCATTTGCCTATGCCGATTGCCCAAGCAAGAATGCCTGCTGACACCATTAACCAGAAGATGACCAATGCATATGCAGCAGTGGCTGTGGATCCAGATACAGGATATTGCACTCCTGGAGCATTTGAGCTAGAAAGAATATTTTGGCATGGTCCAGCCAAACATAGCCATGTTGATGAAGTTTTCCCCAACCTGTATATTGGTGATGA AAAAACTGCTCTGGACCGCTATGGGTTGGAGAAAAGTGGTTTCACGCATATTGTCAATGCCGCACATGGGCGCTGGAATGTGGATACAGGGGCAGAGTATTACAGTGATATGGACATAGAGTATTATGGGGTGGAAGCAGCAGATCTACCCAGCTTTAACCTTAGTCAGTTTTTTTACCCTGCAGCTGAATTCATCCACAAGGCTCTTAACAAGTCAAACA GTAAAGTGTTAGTTCATTGTGCTATGGGCCGAAGCCGCTCAGCCTCCCTTGCCCTGGCTTACCTGATGATCTATGAAAAAATGACAGTTGTTGATGCAGTTACACAAGTTCTGAAACATCGCTGTATCCTTCCCAATCGGGGTTTCCTGAAGCAACTACGGCAGCTGGACATTGAGCTCGCTTTAGAGAGGCGAGCTGCACGGGATGCTGAAAATGGTTTTGACAAGAATGAATGA
- the LOC130282724 gene encoding dual specificity phosphatase 29-like isoform X5, whose protein sequence is MGNWASFSSAQRLQNHLPMPIAQARMPADTINQKMTNAYAAVAVDPDTGYCTPGAFELERIFWHGPAKHSHVDEVFPNLYIGDEKTALDRYGLEKSGFTHIVNAAHGRWNVDTGAEYYSDMDIEYYGVEAADLPSFNLSQFFYPAAEFIHKALNKSNSKVLVHCAMGRSRSASLALAYLMIYEKMTVVDAVTQVLKHRCILPNRGFLKQLRQLDIELALERRAARDAENGFDKNE, encoded by the exons AGACTACAAAACCATTTGCCTATGCCGATTGCCCAAGCAAGAATGCCTGCTGACACCATTAACCAGAAGATGACCAATGCATATGCAGCAGTGGCTGTGGATCCAGATACAGGATATTGCACTCCTGGAGCATTTGAGCTAGAAAGAATATTTTGGCATGGTCCAGCCAAACATAGCCATGTTGATGAAGTTTTCCCCAACCTGTATATTGGTGATGA AAAAACTGCTCTGGACCGCTATGGGTTGGAGAAAAGTGGTTTCACGCATATTGTCAATGCCGCACATGGGCGCTGGAATGTGGATACAGGGGCAGAGTATTACAGTGATATGGACATAGAGTATTATGGGGTGGAAGCAGCAGATCTACCCAGCTTTAACCTTAGTCAGTTTTTTTACCCTGCAGCTGAATTCATCCACAAGGCTCTTAACAAGTCAAACA GTAAAGTGTTAGTTCATTGTGCTATGGGCCGAAGCCGCTCAGCCTCCCTTGCCCTGGCTTACCTGATGATCTATGAAAAAATGACAGTTGTTGATGCAGTTACACAAGTTCTGAAACATCGCTGTATCCTTCCCAATCGGGGTTTCCTGAAGCAACTACGGCAGCTGGACATTGAGCTCGCTTTAGAGAGGCGAGCTGCACGGGATGCTGAAAATGGTTTTGACAAGAATGAATGA
- the LOC130282724 gene encoding dual specificity phosphatase 29-like isoform X1: METATAKKHTRNRSEIEQNNSGRLQNHLPMPIAQARMPADTINQKMTNAYAAVAVDPDTGYCTPGAFELERIFWHGPAKHSHVDEVFPNLYIGDEKTALDRYGLEKSGFTHIVNAAHGRWNVDTGAEYYSDMDIEYYGVEAADLPSFNLSQFFYPAAEFIHKALNKSNSKVLVHCAMGRSRSASLALAYLMIYEKMTVVDAVTQVLKHRCILPNRGFLKQLRQLDIELALERRAARDAENGFDKNE; the protein is encoded by the exons AGACTACAAAACCATTTGCCTATGCCGATTGCCCAAGCAAGAATGCCTGCTGACACCATTAACCAGAAGATGACCAATGCATATGCAGCAGTGGCTGTGGATCCAGATACAGGATATTGCACTCCTGGAGCATTTGAGCTAGAAAGAATATTTTGGCATGGTCCAGCCAAACATAGCCATGTTGATGAAGTTTTCCCCAACCTGTATATTGGTGATGA AAAAACTGCTCTGGACCGCTATGGGTTGGAGAAAAGTGGTTTCACGCATATTGTCAATGCCGCACATGGGCGCTGGAATGTGGATACAGGGGCAGAGTATTACAGTGATATGGACATAGAGTATTATGGGGTGGAAGCAGCAGATCTACCCAGCTTTAACCTTAGTCAGTTTTTTTACCCTGCAGCTGAATTCATCCACAAGGCTCTTAACAAGTCAAACA GTAAAGTGTTAGTTCATTGTGCTATGGGCCGAAGCCGCTCAGCCTCCCTTGCCCTGGCTTACCTGATGATCTATGAAAAAATGACAGTTGTTGATGCAGTTACACAAGTTCTGAAACATCGCTGTATCCTTCCCAATCGGGGTTTCCTGAAGCAACTACGGCAGCTGGACATTGAGCTCGCTTTAGAGAGGCGAGCTGCACGGGATGCTGAAAATGGTTTTGACAAGAATGAATGA
- the LOC130282724 gene encoding dual specificity phosphatase 29-like isoform X3: MSRALEASSLKSTATKSAQRLQNHLPMPIAQARMPADTINQKMTNAYAAVAVDPDTGYCTPGAFELERIFWHGPAKHSHVDEVFPNLYIGDEKTALDRYGLEKSGFTHIVNAAHGRWNVDTGAEYYSDMDIEYYGVEAADLPSFNLSQFFYPAAEFIHKALNKSNSKVLVHCAMGRSRSASLALAYLMIYEKMTVVDAVTQVLKHRCILPNRGFLKQLRQLDIELALERRAARDAENGFDKNE; this comes from the exons AGACTACAAAACCATTTGCCTATGCCGATTGCCCAAGCAAGAATGCCTGCTGACACCATTAACCAGAAGATGACCAATGCATATGCAGCAGTGGCTGTGGATCCAGATACAGGATATTGCACTCCTGGAGCATTTGAGCTAGAAAGAATATTTTGGCATGGTCCAGCCAAACATAGCCATGTTGATGAAGTTTTCCCCAACCTGTATATTGGTGATGA AAAAACTGCTCTGGACCGCTATGGGTTGGAGAAAAGTGGTTTCACGCATATTGTCAATGCCGCACATGGGCGCTGGAATGTGGATACAGGGGCAGAGTATTACAGTGATATGGACATAGAGTATTATGGGGTGGAAGCAGCAGATCTACCCAGCTTTAACCTTAGTCAGTTTTTTTACCCTGCAGCTGAATTCATCCACAAGGCTCTTAACAAGTCAAACA GTAAAGTGTTAGTTCATTGTGCTATGGGCCGAAGCCGCTCAGCCTCCCTTGCCCTGGCTTACCTGATGATCTATGAAAAAATGACAGTTGTTGATGCAGTTACACAAGTTCTGAAACATCGCTGTATCCTTCCCAATCGGGGTTTCCTGAAGCAACTACGGCAGCTGGACATTGAGCTCGCTTTAGAGAGGCGAGCTGCACGGGATGCTGAAAATGGTTTTGACAAGAATGAATGA